Below is a window of Quercus robur chromosome 6, dhQueRobu3.1, whole genome shotgun sequence DNA.
TACACAAGAAAAACCGATCACCCAAACAAGTCCAGCACAAAAAAACTCACTTagaagaaaccctaatttcaaTATCCCAAAtccaaataaatgcaaattaaatGAACATTTATTTAAAACTAGAGTTTGCTGTTTGCATAAATAAGATATATAGAGTGTTGACAGTGGAAAAAGAAGTGggattttaatgcaaaaataatggaaaattacatttttccacTCTAAACTTCTCTTTTATAATGTCTCTCCAACTCCCAACCTATCAATTTGAGAGAATTGTATCAAACTACACCTGGCGGAAATGGGATGTAATGATAAAATTACTCATTATCTCATTTAATGCCATATTTAGATAGCAGAGTGAACATTAATATAATCTATATGTTATATATTGTAAGGTTAAGAACCCAAATCATATATTGGACCTTGGGCCTTGGTCGAGAGCGTGAGTAGTCTGAGGACGAATGGATGGTAATGAATGGTTCAGACTTAGGACTTAATGAGCAAGATACAAATGGAAAGGTGGTCCGAAGAGGAATATCTTCTCGGATAAGCTAAACACAGATTAGATATAGATCCTAACGATCAAAGTGACCTTCCAGGAAGCTCTAGTGATAGGGACGTGCATTATAAACATACAAGAAAGATGggaactcaaaaatatctaaggaaaagctgctaccatcgcATTGAATATTCTGTAGTTAACTTTCTgactgcattaatgaggaagtgatctCTGAATAGTACTTTTTCAGCCTTACAACCACTCCTAAAGACTTCTAGAggaggctgatgggacaagtatcagcataAACCATCAACTATCCACGTGTAGGGTAAAGATGAAGGAAGAGATGTAGTATAAATGAGAGTTGAGACCTCAGAGgaaggggatcggaaaaataaagaaagaatactGTAGTAATCAAAATTGTACTTGTACTCTGTTTAgttgatttatatgaaaaattacCTCCTTTGACAAGAAGTTCATTCATATCAGTACGtcttatttgtgcttgattgtCATCTAATTCCATATTAGCCGTTGTCCAATTcattaggacctagttctttaacctactctctacaaatttattgtactgagCTCACTTGGCCAATATACCACACACTTTGGGCTTGGATtgcaaaacgtgtccctacatatatattatatatagacacacaatataaaatatatattaataggtgtGGTGtggtttttgtggttttttgaaatcaaaaccGCAAACCACACCTCACTTTGTAGTTGCAATTCAGTTTTTGCATATTCACCGTAGTTAGCAGTGCGGTGACCATATAGTTGATTTAAGCGTAGTCACCATAGTTTTCTATACAGCTCTAGTACGGAGAATGGAGTTCTTACATcctaatttcataattaaatgagtggtttaaattcatatttccaACAAAAAGTACATGTAATTCCgacataactttttctttttctattagaAATGTtacaatcattttttctttttcttttttttttgagaaataaatgtTACAATCTTTGATGAACCATTTTTGACCGAAGAGATTTGTTGTCAACCGTCAAAACTATTTTTTGGGCAGCTCTTATTATTTGTTAGAAATTTTTGTTGAAGACgacaatttttttgtagtgtatcAATAGTAGTTTAAATGGATATCGAAATAATGTAGTTAGAATATATTTAAATGTTAATCACATAACAAAATCCAAATGCATGAATAGttagaattttaaaaactacATGATAGAGTTACCATAAAAATTCTAGAAGATCAAATCTCATAGATGCTGAAATAATTGCAAACAAAATGTGATGCTAGTCACAATTGGAACCACACTTATAATAGTGGATCTATTGTGTGGAATGTTCAGTCCTCCtcgttcaatttttttattttattttaaaaatcaataatttacCCGTCAAAGTTTCAAACTCAATTTCAAATACTACACTTGTCTACTAGGCATATAcatcaaaatagaaataagCCTTCCCATACAAATCATCTATGCATTTACCAGTTCATCAATTGTCAATGGTTCAATCACAATTTTGGTACAATTAACGTGCGTTTGggtaagaatgaaaaattaaagttatttcattattcagtttatttttactactattcatgggtcccactgcactttttggcactatttatAGGCtctattgtactatttcaactaatttttacttttatctacagtactttcagcaataatttttcagtttcagcaaaataagcagtatccaaacacacccttaacgAAACATTCTATGAATCTTCAATATATGTTTGTATATGATCTATTCAATAAAAgtcacaatacttttacattCTATATAattccctccaaaaaaaaaataaaacaacaaaattctcaaaatgGCCGCAAAACCCAAAGTAAGACACTCCTGATTAAGCAGAGCCAGAAGCAAAAAGTGCAAGAAATGCCATAGCAAACCCAAGCATACCAAAACCACCCTTGAGAGTATTCAATGGAGGAGCAGCCTTACTAGGAGAAGGAGCAAGTACAGAAGGAGCTGAAGGAGACTTAGGAGTGACCAATGCAGATGGAGTTAAAGCAGTACTTGAAATATTGCGAAGCACATTAATGTCAACCTTCTGTCCAGATTGACAGTGGCCAGGTACACCACAGAAAAAGAAGTGGTGACCACGAGTGGTGATAGTAATGGAGTCATTTCCAGTGGTATAAGTGGCCATAGGTGCTGATGTATTACATGTCTTGTACATTGCATGTGTTACTCGCATCACATTGTGAAATTGTGCATTGTACTCAAAACCTGATACAAAATCAATAGaaaatatacccaaaaaaaaaaaaaaatttgttacattTAAACACCAAAAGCTCAGCTATTATAAGAActttgtaataaaattaataataactttagCACATTTTCCAATTGACAAATGTAAAACTCTTGCTTTAAAGATCCTTACTTGTGCAGATGCTTGAATTTCTTTGAGAATGTCAATTTAGATTTTACAATAGGTCTTTAATAAAAGAGTCAAGCTAATGAGTGTCTTTAGGGTATTAgttaatagaaaattattaggtattctCGAAGTACAATAAATGCGTAATCCTTTCTTTTACATGAATGATAGGTCCCAAGTACAATAAATGTGTAGTCATTTCTCTTACATGAATGGTAGGTcccactatgaatttaattagtgggacccagaTGAGGGAGtgcgcatttatggtactccgagagcacctaataattttccttagttaacaatccattttagaaaagttttaacaccacttttatggaaaaaaaaaaaaaaaattgtcaaaatattaattacttttttttcctcataaaaactttttttaaatgaattatcaACTAATATCTTAAGAGCATCAGTTAGCATTTTCCACGATAAAAATCCATTTTCTCTCCTACAAGTGTCCCAATTGTAGCACTTTTTTTCAGTACAATTGCAGAGACAAACAAGTTAATtagtgaaaaatgaaagatggtggtggtgggccagtggcggtggtggtgggtcACTCAATAAGTAATAATTGTATTTAAAAGTGGAAGCTAGCTATCATCATGAAAGTATGCACGAGTTGGTGGAAACAAACTGTCTATGCATGTGGGGGTCAAGATGTCCATGCAGTATATGGCAGACCCCATCATGAAACCCAAACAGAAGCTTGATCATTGATGTCGTGTTATTGTGATTGTTAGTGTTAGCCATACGATGATGGACACGTGTCAATTGTGATGCAAttactctcttccttttttaacGAGGAAACCACCATTAGACATGTTGGCTAGACTATGCCTAGTAGTGCCTACACTCTATATTTTAGGCAGTGGCTGGAGCACTCACTAATAGATTGAGGTCACTTTAAGCTAAAGCAAAATACAACCATGGAAAGAGACAATGTTCTTTCAAGAGATttggaccaaaaaaaagaagtaatggAAAGTAATTAACAAAAATGTTGTACTTACTATTTCAGCAATTGTAAAAAAacttgtttaacacttattttgagaaaaatcagGGCACAAGCTACTAGATAGAGAGAAATTTCACAccaagaaaacatttttttttaatcttatacCATAAATTTTCGTTTGTGGGGAAGAAAGCTGAAGACTTGATAAGACAAAAATGAACATCCAACTATCAGAGGAACTAGCAAGACCCAATTCCCACAAACTACAAAGAACCCAACATGAAAAGAGAATTCAACAATg
It encodes the following:
- the LOC126689372 gene encoding mavicyanin; amino-acid sequence: MALVGRVFVLFMVMAFVHVSNAAVYKVGDSAGWTTIGNVNYKQWAAIKTFEVGDIIRFEYNAQFHNVMRVTHAMYKTCNTSAPMATYTTGNDSITITTRGHHFFFCGVPGHCQSGQKVDINVLRNISSTALTPSALVTPKSPSAPSVLAPSPSKAAPPLNTLKGGFGMLGFAMAFLALFASGSA